Proteins found in one Alkalibacter saccharofermentans DSM 14828 genomic segment:
- a CDS encoding polyprenyl synthetase family protein: MNEFWKDYPHIGNILSEVTQLIIDTTKDSDDFITEAISGAVTSGGKMLRPAFLIISAEFGSYKRENAIRLGAVIEMLHIATLVHDDIIDEAKLRRGVESVQSKYGKDSAVFIGDYLFAKCFTLISSHFETKTMEKLSGAILSICKGELKQYSLRYKYDNGIFSYLKIITGKTAALFAMSFHIGAMNSDLSDRQVKILTRIGYLTGMAFQIIDDCLDYSDNQTIKKSTMNDLKQGYLTLPVIYALNNDKSNELKTLLETTNFNENDLNRVHHLVKSNNGLDAARLLARKYTNKAFNYISKLPDSENKNILEDIIKGMLNRKY, translated from the coding sequence TAACTCAGTTGATTATAGATACAACCAAGGACTCGGATGATTTCATCACCGAAGCCATCTCCGGTGCTGTGACATCAGGGGGGAAGATGTTAAGACCCGCTTTTTTGATCATCTCCGCTGAATTTGGCTCATACAAAAGGGAGAACGCAATCAGACTTGGAGCTGTAATAGAAATGCTTCATATCGCAACCCTTGTCCATGACGATATTATAGACGAGGCAAAATTAAGAAGAGGCGTTGAGAGCGTCCAAAGTAAATATGGTAAGGATAGTGCGGTCTTTATCGGCGATTACCTATTTGCCAAATGTTTTACTTTAATATCTTCCCACTTTGAAACTAAAACTATGGAAAAACTTTCAGGAGCCATACTTAGTATCTGCAAGGGTGAATTAAAGCAATACAGCTTAAGATATAAATACGATAACGGAATCTTCAGTTACTTGAAGATAATAACCGGAAAAACAGCTGCGTTGTTTGCCATGAGCTTTCACATAGGTGCTATGAACAGCGATCTATCAGACAGGCAAGTAAAAATACTTACACGGATAGGATACCTAACCGGCATGGCTTTTCAGATAATCGATGATTGTCTCGATTATTCCGACAATCAAACTATCAAAAAAAGTACCATGAACGATCTAAAACAAGGTTATCTGACACTTCCGGTTATATACGCCCTAAACAATGATAAAAGCAACGAGCTGAAAACGCTATTGGAAACAACTAATTTTAACGAGAATGATCTCAACAGGGTTCACCATCTGGTCAAATCCAACAACGGTCTGGATGCTGCCAGGCTTCTAGCACGAAAATACACAAATAAAGCTTTCAACTATATATCCAAGCTTCCTGATTCCGAGAACAAGAATATCCTAGAGGATATAATCAAAGGGATGCTCAACAGAAAATATTAA